The genomic stretch GTTCAGGACGTCAGCGATCCCGACAGCATCAAGGAGCTCAAGGGTTTCGCCGGCAGCCCCGGCGTCGTCGAGGGCAAGGCGCGCGTCTGCCGCAGCGCGCAGGACATCCGCGATCTGCAGGACGGCGAAATCCTGGTGGCGCCGACGACCTCACCCTCGTGGGCGCCGGCATTCGCCAAGATCAACGCCTGCATCACCGATGTCGGCGGGGTCATGAGCCATGCCGCCATCGTCTGTCGCGAGTACGGCCTGCCGGCGGTGGTCGGCACGGGGCACGGCACCAAGGTCATCAAGACCGGAATGATGCTCAGGGTCGATGGTTCTTCGGGTGTGATTTCGATCACCCGCTAGTGCCGGGGAAGGGTACCGACAATGGGAAGCGCTTTGGCAATTGACAGGATTCGCATGGAGGCCGGGATGGATAGCGCAATGCCGAAAGTGTGCTGGTTCGAGGAGTGCAACAAGAACTCCGTCGCCCTGGTGGGAGGCAAATGCTCCTCTCTCGGCGAACTCATCAACGCGGGGGTGCGGGTGCCGCCGGGGTTCGCCCTGACGACTCACGGCTATGCGCAGTTCATGCGCGAGGCGGGTATCCAGCCCGAAGTGACCGGCCTGCTCCAGGGGCTGGATCACGAGG from Lentimicrobiaceae bacterium encodes the following:
- a CDS encoding PEP-utilizing enzyme; translation: VQDVSDPDSIKELKGFAGSPGVVEGKARVCRSAQDIRDLQDGEILVAPTTSPSWAPAFAKINACITDVGGVMSHAAIVCREYGLPAVVGTGHGTKVIKTGMMLRVDGSSGVISITR